A stretch of the Vicia villosa cultivar HV-30 ecotype Madison, WI unplaced genomic scaffold, Vvil1.0 ctg.005748F_1_1, whole genome shotgun sequence genome encodes the following:
- the LOC131642744 gene encoding pectinesterase/pectinesterase inhibitor PPE8B-like: MRLKAIIANGNTCVNQIKWTNSNGLKSISLNELNSFVSNLLIEVKLHILLLDQFISKDQLPPWVESEDVSSLHTSGFHVVDVFVAIDGTGNFIRMVDAIWSLPFRITRRYAIHVKDWVYNEHIIADQDEWNIVIV, encoded by the coding sequence ATGCGACTGAAGGCCATAATTGCAAATGGAAATACGTGTGTAAACCAAATTAAATGGACAAATTCAAATGGTTTAAAATCCATTTCCTTAAATGAATTGAACTCGTTTGTGAGTAATCTTCTCATTGAAGTGAAGCTTCATATTCTTCTGCTTGATCAATTTATCAGCAAGGATCAACTCCCTCCATGGGTTGAGTCGGAGGATGTATCATCACTTCATACAAGTGGATTTCATGTCGTGGATGTTTTTGTTGCAATAGATGGAACTGGAAATTTCATTAGAATGGTTGATGCAATATGGTCTTTACCTTTTCGCATCACGAGACGTTATGCCATTCACGTGAAAGATTGGGTTTATAATGAACACATTATTGCTGATCAAGATGAATGGAACATTGTCATTGTTTGA